One Legionella hackeliae DNA segment encodes these proteins:
- the queF gene encoding NADPH-dependent 7-cyano-7-deazaguanine reductase QueF (Catalyzes the NADPH-dependent reduction of 7-cyano-7-deazaguanine (preQ0) to 7-aminomethyl-7-deazaguanine (preQ1) in queuosine biosynthesis): MSEKQLESSPLGQKTVYIETYNNTLLFPISRQPKRDAIGIMAQQNLPFKGYDLWTAFELSWLNEKGKPVVAVADIVIPCDSPNLIESKSFKLYLNSFNNTHFSSVESVQQTIIHDLSKVAGRQVSVTIYSPEDFNNSKISHFEGFCLDEMDINCNEYRVNSKLLKAHHDKVENSSLYSHLLKSNCPVTGQPDWGSVAINYSGHRIDNEALLQYLVSFRNHNEFHEQCVERIFMDIMHYCQPTELTVYARYTRRGGLDINPIRSNKEIKQPVNIRLYRQ, from the coding sequence ATGTCAGAAAAGCAGCTAGAATCTTCACCACTTGGACAAAAAACTGTTTATATTGAAACTTATAATAACACGCTTTTGTTTCCTATTTCTCGTCAGCCTAAGCGTGATGCTATCGGTATCATGGCGCAGCAAAATTTGCCTTTTAAAGGGTACGATTTATGGACTGCTTTTGAGCTATCCTGGTTGAATGAAAAAGGGAAGCCTGTTGTCGCGGTTGCAGACATTGTTATTCCATGTGATTCTCCGAATTTAATTGAGTCAAAATCATTTAAACTCTATCTAAACTCATTTAATAATACCCACTTTAGTAGTGTGGAGTCTGTGCAGCAAACCATTATTCATGATCTTAGTAAAGTCGCTGGACGTCAGGTGTCTGTTACCATTTATTCTCCTGAGGACTTTAATAATTCTAAAATTAGTCACTTTGAAGGCTTTTGCCTGGATGAGATGGATATCAATTGCAATGAATATCGAGTAAATTCTAAGCTTTTGAAAGCTCATCATGACAAAGTTGAGAATAGTTCCCTGTATAGTCATTTACTCAAATCAAATTGCCCTGTAACAGGCCAGCCAGATTGGGGGTCGGTTGCTATCAATTACAGCGGACATCGCATTGATAATGAGGCATTGTTGCAATATTTGGTTTCTTTTAGAAATCATAACGAATTCCATGAGCAATGCGTGGAACGTATATTTATGGATATTATGCATTATTGCCAGCCTACTGAACTCACCGTTTATGCTCGTTATACACGCCGAGGTGGGCTTGATATTAATCCTATTCGCTCTAATAAAGAGATCAAACAACCCGTCAATATTCGATTGTATAGGCAATAG
- the nadB gene encoding L-aspartate oxidase encodes MTQLSQQGHTCEFDVLVLGTGLAGLNYCLQLLKLQPHVKIALISKAESTECNSRYAQGGIAAAVSKEDSLESHIADTLLAGDGLCYQPAVEFIIRQAPQAIEELISYQVNFTRQANGDFALAQEGGHSHRRIFNTGDQTGLTVTQALLETAKRQPQITFFENHVAVNLITQYHPHRTDIQGEVLGAYILDCEKNCIHTFVAQCVILATGGAGKTYRYTTNPIIATGDGVAMAYRAGARVGNMEFYQFHPTLLHHHSLNNFLISEAVRGEGALLKSPDTNERFMHRYAPEAMELATRDVVARSIFSEIEHGQHGFVYLDITHQPKTFLKKRFPQIYQTLLGIGIDMSQDMIPVVPAAHYQCGGVLTDVDGRTDLKRLYAIGEVAFTGLHGANRLASNSLLEALVMASNAARCTLKDITSPAKVVDNIPSWSSPGEVNPRRASQINAHWRGLRGEMTSYAGIVRTEAGLQDLLQLIMKRKKIIEEYYWKHCITRDFIELRNIVLNAELIVRAALSRRESRGGHYREDFPQKNVKAEESIARLTSPQNPFT; translated from the coding sequence ATGACCCAACTATCTCAACAAGGACACACCTGTGAATTTGATGTTTTAGTATTAGGCACCGGTCTTGCCGGTCTAAACTATTGCCTGCAATTACTAAAATTGCAGCCCCATGTAAAAATTGCACTGATCAGTAAAGCAGAAAGCACTGAATGTAATAGCCGTTATGCTCAAGGAGGAATTGCTGCTGCAGTGTCTAAAGAGGATTCGTTAGAGTCCCACATTGCTGATACGCTGCTTGCCGGTGATGGGTTATGTTATCAACCCGCAGTTGAGTTTATCATTCGCCAGGCGCCTCAAGCCATAGAAGAGTTAATTAGTTATCAGGTTAATTTTACCAGGCAAGCTAATGGTGATTTTGCACTAGCTCAAGAAGGTGGGCATTCACATCGGCGTATTTTTAACACGGGCGATCAAACAGGGCTAACCGTGACCCAAGCTTTGTTAGAAACGGCAAAACGACAGCCACAGATTACTTTTTTTGAGAATCATGTAGCAGTTAATTTAATTACCCAATACCACCCTCACCGTACTGATATCCAGGGAGAGGTGCTGGGTGCCTATATTCTGGATTGCGAAAAAAACTGCATTCATACTTTCGTGGCGCAGTGCGTCATTCTGGCTACCGGTGGTGCAGGGAAAACTTATCGATACACGACCAACCCCATCATCGCCACCGGCGATGGGGTTGCCATGGCCTATCGTGCTGGTGCACGTGTTGGTAACATGGAGTTTTATCAATTCCACCCAACTTTATTACACCACCACTCGCTCAATAATTTTTTAATTTCTGAAGCCGTACGAGGTGAAGGTGCCCTATTAAAAAGCCCAGATACCAACGAACGTTTCATGCACCGTTATGCACCTGAGGCAATGGAGCTTGCAACTCGCGATGTCGTAGCCCGTTCTATTTTTAGTGAAATAGAGCACGGACAACATGGGTTTGTTTATCTCGATATTACACATCAGCCCAAAACCTTTCTTAAAAAACGCTTCCCGCAAATTTATCAAACCTTGCTGGGCATTGGCATTGATATGAGCCAAGATATGATTCCAGTAGTCCCTGCAGCCCATTATCAGTGCGGTGGAGTATTAACCGATGTTGATGGTCGCACCGATCTTAAGCGTTTATATGCCATTGGTGAGGTTGCTTTTACAGGATTGCATGGCGCAAACCGCTTAGCCAGTAATTCCTTATTAGAAGCGTTGGTGATGGCCAGCAATGCAGCAAGATGCACTTTAAAAGACATTACATCGCCAGCCAAAGTAGTCGATAATATTCCTAGTTGGAGTTCACCTGGTGAAGTCAATCCAAGACGTGCCAGCCAAATTAATGCCCATTGGCGTGGCCTTCGCGGTGAAATGACGTCTTATGCGGGGATTGTACGTACCGAAGCAGGATTACAAGATCTACTACAATTAATTATGAAACGAAAAAAAATCATTGAAGAATACTATTGGAAGCATTGTATTACTCGTGATTTTATTGAATTACGTAATATTGTATTGAATGCGGAATTGATTGTTCGGGCAGCACTCTCAAGAAGAGAATCGCGCGGCGGACATTACCGAGAGGATTTTCCTCAAAAAAATGTCAAAGCCGAAGAGAGTATTGCCAGACTAACCTCACCGCAAAACCCTTTTACTTGA
- the purB gene encoding adenylosuccinate lyase, whose protein sequence is MSLSPLNAISPIDGRYLKKTKVLSPYFSEFALTYYRLMVEIRWLEALAANKDITEVPQLDNAARVYLAEILVNFNEAEAEKVKDYEKKTNHDVKAVEYYLQEKLEQFDSLRKYTPFIHFACTSEDINNLAYALMVKEAIAQVIQPTLAEIMGGITLLGKQHADIAMLSRTHGQPATPTTVGKELVNFVARLKRPQQQLAEVLIPAKFNGAVGNYNAHVIAYPDIDWRKHCANFVSSLGLSFSAYTTQIEPHDGLAEVSHIMTRINNILLDYTRDIWTYISLNYFKQKTVAEEVGSSTMPHKVNPIDFENAEGNLGLANALFNHFANKLTQSRMQRDLSDSTVLRNIGVAFAYTLIAFQAIAKGNDKLQINKAALKSDLDSNWEVLAEPIQTVMRRYNLPNAYEQLKKLTRGQGIDEASLKNFIKSLAIPEDVKKQLLELTPEKYTGLAAQLVKAFS, encoded by the coding sequence ATGAGCTTATCCCCCTTAAACGCTATTTCACCGATTGATGGACGTTATTTAAAAAAAACAAAGGTCCTAAGTCCTTATTTTAGTGAGTTTGCACTCACCTATTATCGATTAATGGTTGAAATCCGTTGGCTTGAAGCCTTGGCAGCGAATAAGGATATTACGGAAGTACCTCAATTGGATAACGCCGCCAGGGTTTATTTAGCAGAAATTTTGGTTAACTTTAACGAAGCTGAGGCAGAGAAAGTTAAAGACTATGAAAAAAAGACTAATCACGACGTTAAAGCGGTTGAATACTATTTGCAGGAAAAATTAGAACAATTTGATAGTCTGAGAAAATATACACCCTTCATTCATTTCGCCTGTACGTCAGAAGATATCAATAATTTGGCTTATGCCTTAATGGTGAAAGAAGCCATCGCTCAAGTTATTCAACCGACTTTGGCTGAAATTATGGGGGGTATTACTCTCCTTGGTAAACAGCATGCCGACATTGCAATGCTATCAAGAACTCATGGACAACCTGCAACACCGACAACAGTAGGAAAAGAGCTAGTCAATTTTGTTGCACGATTGAAACGGCCCCAGCAACAATTAGCAGAAGTTCTCATACCCGCCAAATTCAATGGTGCCGTTGGAAATTATAATGCTCATGTTATTGCCTACCCGGATATTGACTGGCGCAAACATTGCGCAAATTTTGTAAGCTCCTTGGGATTATCATTCAGCGCTTATACGACACAAATAGAACCCCATGATGGTCTTGCTGAAGTCTCTCACATCATGACTCGTATTAATAATATTTTGCTCGATTACACGCGAGATATTTGGACTTATATTTCACTCAATTATTTTAAACAAAAAACAGTTGCTGAAGAAGTTGGTTCCTCTACCATGCCCCACAAAGTAAATCCTATCGACTTTGAAAACGCAGAAGGTAATCTTGGGTTAGCCAATGCGCTCTTTAATCATTTTGCCAATAAGCTTACTCAGTCACGTATGCAACGAGATTTATCTGACTCTACTGTGCTAAGAAATATCGGGGTTGCTTTTGCTTACACGCTCATTGCTTTTCAGGCAATTGCAAAAGGTAACGATAAACTTCAAATCAATAAAGCAGCATTAAAATCAGACTTAGACTCGAATTGGGAAGTTTTGGCAGAACCTATACAAACTGTCATGCGTCGCTATAATTTACCTAATGCTTATGAGCAATTAAAAAAATTAACGCGTGGGCAGGGAATTGATGAAGCAAGTTTAAAAAATTTCATCAAATCACTTGCCATTCCTGAAGACGTTAAAAAGCAATTACTAGAACTAACGCCAGAAAAATACACAGGTTTGGCTGCACAATTGGTTAAAGCATTTTCATGA
- the ppsA gene encoding phosphoenolpyruvate synthase produces MAVSVHTIDFQRLGMRDLEQVGGKNASLGEMISHLSSAGVLVPTGFATTADSFREFLTQNKLDQKIYDMLASLDTENIAALTTAGKQIRQMILEAPFSKEFEKAVRTSYEDLVKVIGHTDFSVAVRSSATAEDLPDASFAGQQETYLNVRGIDAILIAIKQVFASLFNDRAIAYRVHHGFAHNDVALSAGIQQMIRSDLAVSGVMFTMDTESGFNEVVFITSSYGLGEMVVQGAVNPDEFYVHKPCLNAGKPAVIRRTLGSKAVKMIYANDATDKKTVTTTEVAPKERILFSLTTDEIEELARHALIIEKHYGRPMDIEWAKDGKDGKLYILQARPETVKSRASSQVSERYSLQSRSEILTEGRSIGQKIGQGRAKIITDISEMHRVEPGDVLVSDMTDPDWEPVMKRASAIVTNRGGRTCHAAIIARELGIPAVVGCGDATKTIKDGDEVTVSCSEGDTGYVYQGLLPFEQISLDVDTMPELPLKIMLNVGNPERAFAFQAIPNAGVGLARLEFLISNTIGIHPKALLEYDKIQDKQLKEFINEKTAAYASPVEYYIERLKEGIATIAAAFYPKPVIVRLSDFKSNEYANLAGGKHYEPHEENPMLGFRGASRYVSTDFAECFALECQAVRRVREDMGLGNVEVMIPFVRTVAEAKDVIDVLREHGLERGKAGLRIIMMCELPSNALLASQFLEYFDGFSIGSNDLTQLTLGLDRDSGLVASQFDERNAAVKALLHMAISTCKKAGKYVGICGQGPSDHQDFAQWLMKEGIDSVSLNPDSVLETCLFLAGNK; encoded by the coding sequence ATGGCGGTCAGTGTGCATACAATTGATTTTCAGCGCTTAGGGATGCGAGATCTAGAGCAGGTTGGTGGGAAAAATGCTTCATTGGGAGAAATGATAAGTCATTTATCTTCAGCCGGTGTTCTGGTGCCCACAGGGTTTGCTACGACCGCTGATTCATTTCGAGAGTTTCTTACCCAAAATAAGCTGGACCAGAAAATTTACGACATGTTAGCTTCCCTGGATACGGAAAACATTGCTGCATTAACCACGGCTGGTAAACAAATTCGCCAAATGATTTTGGAAGCCCCCTTCTCTAAAGAGTTTGAAAAAGCTGTTAGAACGTCCTATGAAGATTTAGTAAAAGTGATCGGTCATACTGATTTTAGTGTTGCGGTTCGCTCCTCAGCTACGGCTGAAGATTTGCCGGATGCTTCTTTCGCAGGCCAGCAAGAGACCTACCTTAATGTTCGTGGAATAGATGCAATTCTGATTGCTATCAAGCAAGTATTTGCCTCTTTATTTAATGATCGTGCCATTGCTTATCGTGTTCACCACGGTTTTGCCCATAATGACGTTGCTTTGTCAGCAGGCATTCAACAAATGATTCGTAGTGATTTGGCAGTCAGTGGCGTTATGTTTACGATGGATACGGAATCAGGTTTCAACGAAGTTGTTTTTATCACTTCATCGTACGGATTGGGTGAAATGGTGGTACAAGGGGCTGTAAATCCGGATGAATTCTATGTCCATAAACCATGCTTAAACGCTGGAAAGCCTGCAGTAATTCGTCGGACTTTAGGTAGTAAAGCTGTAAAAATGATATACGCAAACGATGCCACTGATAAAAAGACCGTTACCACGACTGAAGTGGCTCCTAAAGAGCGCATTCTATTTTCTTTAACAACTGACGAAATTGAAGAGTTGGCACGTCATGCCCTTATTATTGAGAAACATTATGGCCGTCCTATGGACATTGAATGGGCTAAAGATGGTAAGGATGGGAAACTGTATATCTTACAAGCACGTCCCGAGACTGTTAAAAGTCGTGCGAGTTCACAAGTATCAGAGCGTTATAGCCTTCAGTCAAGAAGCGAAATACTCACCGAGGGTCGTAGTATTGGTCAAAAAATAGGCCAAGGACGTGCAAAAATTATTACTGATATTAGTGAAATGCATCGCGTGGAGCCAGGCGACGTATTAGTGTCGGACATGACAGATCCTGATTGGGAACCTGTGATGAAACGTGCTTCCGCGATTGTAACCAATCGTGGGGGAAGAACTTGTCATGCTGCTATTATTGCTCGTGAATTAGGTATTCCTGCGGTAGTTGGTTGTGGAGATGCGACAAAAACGATTAAAGATGGGGATGAGGTCACTGTAAGCTGTTCGGAGGGTGATACAGGCTATGTGTATCAAGGGTTATTGCCTTTTGAACAGATCTCGCTTGATGTTGATACCATGCCAGAACTTCCTCTTAAAATTATGTTAAATGTGGGTAATCCTGAGCGCGCATTTGCTTTCCAGGCGATTCCTAATGCTGGGGTTGGGCTTGCCCGATTAGAGTTCCTCATTTCCAATACGATTGGTATTCATCCAAAAGCATTACTGGAATACGATAAAATTCAGGATAAGCAACTAAAAGAATTCATTAATGAGAAAACTGCTGCTTATGCTTCCCCTGTGGAGTATTACATTGAGCGTTTGAAAGAAGGGATTGCGACAATCGCCGCTGCTTTTTATCCTAAACCTGTCATTGTTCGACTTTCTGATTTTAAATCTAACGAATATGCAAATCTTGCTGGTGGTAAGCATTATGAGCCTCATGAAGAAAATCCTATGCTGGGTTTTCGTGGAGCCTCACGCTATGTTTCAACTGACTTTGCTGAATGTTTTGCACTTGAGTGTCAGGCAGTTCGTCGAGTTCGAGAAGACATGGGGTTGGGGAATGTTGAAGTGATGATTCCTTTTGTAAGAACTGTGGCAGAAGCGAAAGATGTCATTGACGTATTGCGAGAGCATGGTCTTGAACGAGGAAAAGCTGGTTTGCGTATTATTATGATGTGTGAGCTACCTTCAAATGCATTGCTCGCCAGTCAGTTTTTGGAATACTTTGATGGTTTTTCTATTGGCTCTAACGATTTGACGCAGTTAACACTTGGATTAGATAGAGATTCAGGTTTGGTTGCTTCGCAGTTTGATGAGCGAAATGCTGCAGTGAAAGCTCTGCTGCACATGGCAATCTCAACGTGCAAGAAAGCAGGAAAATATGTGGGAATTTGCGGACAAGGTCCTTCCGATCATCAAGATTTTGCTCAGTGGTTAATGAAGGAGGGAATTGATAGCGTATCCTTAAATCCGGATTCTGTGCTGGAAACTTGTCTCTTTCTTGCAGGTAATAAATGA